Part of the Streptomyces sp. WMMC500 genome is shown below.
ATCCACGACAACGTCTACATCGGCGGCCACAGCAACCTCCGCGGCTGCGTCATCGGCAAGAACACCGACGTCATGCGCGCCGCGCGGATCGAGGACGGCGCGGTCATCGGCGACGAGTGCCTGATCGGTGAAGAATCGATCATCCAGGGCAATGTGCGGGTCTACCCCTTCAAGACCATCGAAGCGGGCGCCTTCGTCAACACCTCGGTCATCTGGGAGTCGCGCGGCCAGGCCCACCTCTTCGGCGCCCGCGGGGTCTCCGGCATCCTCAACGTCGAGATCACCCCCGAACTCGCCGTCCGGCTGGCCGGCGCGTACGCCACCACCCTGAAGAAGGGCTCCAGCGTCACGACCGCCCGCGACCACTCCCGCGGCGCCCGGGCGCTCAAGCGCGCGGTGATCTCCGCGCTGCAGGCCAGCGCCATCGACGTACGCGACCTGGAGAACGTGCCGCTGCCCGTGGCCCGGCAGCACACCGCACGCGGCAGCGCCGGCGGCATCATGATCCGCACCACGCCCGGCGTCCAGGACTCCGTCGACATCATGTTCCTCGACGAACGCGGCGCCGACCTCTCCCAGGCCGCCCAGCGCAAGCTGGACCGCGTCTACGCCCGCCAGGAGTACCGCCGGGCGTTCCCCGGCGAGATCGGCGACCTGAGCTTCCCCGCCAGCGTCTTCGACTCCTACACCGGCTCGCTGCTGCGCGCCGTGGACGCCGGCGGCATCGCCGAGGCCGGCCTCAAGGTCGTCGTCGACGCCTCGCACGGCAGCGCCGGCCTGGTCCTCCCCAGCCTCCTCGGCCGCCTCGGCGTGGACGCGCTGACCATCAACACGGGCCTGGACGAGTCCCGGCCGACCGAGACGCCGCAGTCGCGCCGCGCCGGACTCGTCCGCCTCGGCGAGATCGTGTCCTCCGCGCGGGCCGCCTTCGGTGTGCGCTTCGACCCCGTCGGCGAGCGGATCTCGCTCGTCGACGAGAAGGGCCGGATCGTCGAGGACGACCGGGCGCTGCTCGTCATGCTTGACCTGGTCGCGGCGGAGCGGCGCAGCGGCCGGGTGGCGATGCCGGTGACGACGACACGTATCGCCGAGCAGGTGGCCGCCTACCACGGCACGCAGGTGGAGTGGACGACGACGTCCCCCGACGACCTGGCCCGGGTGGCGCGGATGGACGACGCCGTCTTCGGCGGCGACGGCCGCGGCGGCTTCATCGTGCCGGAGTTCTCCTCCGTCTTCGACGGCGCCGCCGCCTTCGCCCGGCTCACCGGCCTGGTCGCACGCACCCAGCTCACCCTCAGCCAGATCGACGCCCGCATCCCGCAGGCGTACGTGCTCTGCCGTGACCTGGCCACGCCGTGGGCCGTCAAGGGCATGGTCATGCGCCGGGTGGTGGAGGCCGCGGGGTCCCGTGACGTCGACACCACCGACGGCGTCCGGGTCGTGGAGGCCGACGGCCGCTGGGTGCTGGTGCTGCCGGACCGCGCCGAGGCGGTCACGCACCTGTGGGCCGAGGGGCCCGACCAGGCGTCGGCCGAAGCCCTGCTCGACGAGTGGGCTGCAGTTGTCGACGGGGGCGGCGACGGGAGCGGCGACTGACGCGGGCACAGCGGAGCGAGAGTTCACCCAACCCAGGGGTCGCGGCACCATAAGGCCTCCCGGCGTGCAACGATGTCCGGCATGCCGCAGCAGCCCCCCGAACGGAGCAGCGCACCGGCACGCCCCCGTCCGGACGCCTCCATGTCGCTGCTGACCCGGCTGATGGACCACAGCCTGGACGACGGGTACGCCGAGGCCGCCGCGCGCCACGGCGCCCGCCCGCGCGGCGAGCGGCTTCCGCAGCGCCTGCGCGGGCGGGCCTGGCTGGCCGCCGGCCTGGTGCTGACCGCGCTGGTCCTCACCGTCGGGGCCGCCGAGGCGCGGATCGAGGCGCCGGACCTCGCCCGCGAGCGCGAGGAGCTGATCGAGCGGGTCGAGGACCGTACCGACGCGGCGGACGACCTCGACCGCACGGTCGAGCACCTTCACGACGAGGTCGCCGACCGGCAGCGCGAGGCGCTGGAGGAGAGCGGCGGCGACCGGGCGGCCCTGCTCGCGCTGCTGGCCGGGGCCGCGGAGGCCGAGGGCCCCGGCGTACGGCTCGTGGTCGACGACGCCGCCGACGCGGGCACCGGCGCGACCGGCGGCCCGCGCAGCTCCACGAGCTTCGCCGACGACGGCCGGGTACGCGACCGCGACCTGCAGCGCATCGTCAACGGCCTCTGGCTCGCCGGCGCCGAGGCCGTCTCCGTCAACGGCCGCCGGCTCACCGCCCTGTCCGCGATCCGCGCGGCCGGCGACGCCATCCTCGTCGACAACCGCCCGCTGGCGCCCCCGTACACGGTGCTGGCCATCGGCGACGGCGAACGCCTCCTGGAGCGGTTCCGGGAGAACGCCGACGGCCACTACCTGGACGTGCTCCAGGACAACTACGGCATCAGGGCCGGGGTCTCCGCGCGCGACGACCTCCGGCTGCCGGCCGCCACCGGCCTGTCCCTCCGCCACGCAGAACCGAAGGAGAACAACCCCTCGTGATCGCCGTACTGGGCCTCGTCGCGGGCGTCGTCATGGGCCTCGTGGTCCAGCCCGTGGTGCCGGCGGGCCTGGAGCCGTACCTGCCCATCGCCGTCGTCGCCGCGCTCGACGCGGTCTTCGGGGCGCTGCGGGCCATGCTCGACGGGATCTTCGACGACAAGGTCTTCGTGGTGTCGTTCCTGTCGAACGTCGTCGTGGCGGCGCTGATCGTCTTCCTCGGCGACAAGCTGGGCGTCGGCGCGCAGCTCTCCACGGGCGTCGTGGTCGTGCTCGGCATCCGGATCTTCTCCAACGCCGCCGCCATCCGGCGGCACGTCTTCCAGGCGTGAGGCCCGTGTCCGACGAGACTCCTCCGAACCCCCCGCGCCCGGGCGACCCGCCCGCCGCGTACCCGCAGGGCACGCCGGGCGGCCCGGCCGGCGCCCCGGAGCCGCCCCGCCCGCCGGCGCCGCGGCACCAGCCGCCGCGCCACTCCCGGAAGCAGCCGCCCCAGCCGCAGCCGCCGCGTCAGCCGCCCCCGCAGCCGCCGGAGGCGCCGCAGGCGCCGACGCCGCCCGCACAGCAGCCGCCGCGCCGGCCCGACGTCCGGCAGCGGCCCCCGGAGCAGCGGCGACCTCCGGCGCCGCCGCGACCGCCAGAACAGCGGCGGCCCGCCCTGCCGCGGCCGGCGGGGCCCCCGCCGCCCGAGGGCGCGCCACCCGCGGAGAGCACCGCGCCCGCCGAGCCGCCGCCCGCCCCGCCCGAGCCGTCGCTCGGCGCCGGCCGGCGCCGCCTGGTCGACGCCGTGTGGCCGCCCCGGCTGACCCGCTCCCAACTGATCGTCGCCCTGCTGCTGTTCGTGCTCGGCCTGGGCCTGGCCATCCAGGTCCGCTCCACCGGCGAGTCCAGCGCGCTGCGCGGCGCCCGGCAGGAGGACCTCGTGCGGATCCTGGACGAGCTGGACGACCGCACGCAGCGGCTCGAGGACGAGCGCGAGCGGCTGGAGGACCAGAAGGCGGAGCTGGAGAACAGCTCCGACCAGGCGGAGGAGGCACGCCGCCAGACGGAGGCCAAGGAGCGCCAGCTCGGCGTGCTGGCGGGCACCGTCGCCGCCGAGGGCCCCGGCATCGAGATCACCGTCCGTGGCCCCGAGGGGGCGGTCGAGGCGGACATGCTGCTCGACACGATCCAGGAGCTGCGCGCCGCCGGCGCGGAGGCGATCCAGATCAACGGCGTGCGCGTGGTCGCGGGCACGCACTTCGCCGGCGCCGGCGAGGACGACGTGGCGATCGACGGCCGCAGGGTCTCCCAGCCGTACGTCTTCCGCGTGATCGGCCGCGCCGAGGATCTGGAGCCCGCGCTGAACATCCCCGGTGGGGTGGTTCAGACCATGGAGGAGGAGCAGGCTACGGTGTCCATCGAGCCCCGCGACACGGTCCTCGTGGACGCCTTGCGGCGGGAGAAGCGGCCTGACTACGCTCGGTCGTCGCCGTGACCTCAAGGTTACGGGGGGTCGACGCAACGGCCGCGGTTGCGTAAGGGAAACTGTCCGGGGGTTGTGGACGTTCAGTGAATGTCCGGTGCCGCTGATGCGCGTGTCGAGTGACCTGCTCGAACACGGGCCTGTCCGACGGTCAAGGGGAAATCGCCCGTGAAGTTGTTCGCTAAGTTGTTCGGGAGGGGCTCGGCGGATCGGCCGGGTCGGCACCGCGCCGCGTCCCAGGGCGGCGAGGCCGGCGAGCGTGCCTTGTACCGGGACCAGGCGCCTCCGCCGCCCGGCGACATTCCGGGCGGCCAGGGCGAGTCTTATGTTGACCCTGCCGCGTCGGGCCGCATAGGTTTCGGGGAACCGTCAACCTCAAGTGCGGGTGGAGGGTTCGCCCCCGGCTCGCATCCGCCCGACGCCGCTGCGGGCGTTCCGCAGCAGGAGGCTCAGTCCATGGACCTGCCCGTATGCAACAGGTGCGGGGCCCGTAACGCCCAGGCGAGCCGGTTCTGCTCCAACTGCGGCGCCCCGCTGCGGGCAGGTGTGGCCGAGCGTCCCTCGGAGACCACCACCACGATCTCCATCTCGGGCCTCGAGGCGTACGAGGCCGAGGTCGCCAGCGGCGGGCAGGCGCTGCCGCCGCTGTCGCCCGAGGCGCAGGCGGCCGTCGACGCGCTGCCGCCCGGCTCCGCGCTGCTCGTCGTCCGCCGGGGCCCCAACTCGGGGGCCCGGTTCCTGCTGGACAGCGAGCTGACCACGGTCGGGCGCCACCCGCAGAGCGACATCTTCCTGGACGACGTCACGGTCTCCCGGCGGCACGTGGAGTTCCGCCGGACGCCTGACGGCCGGTTCTCGGTCGCCGACGTCGGCAGCCTGAACGGCACGTACGTCAACCGCGAGCGGATCGACGAGTTCGAGCTGACCAGCGGGGACGAGGTGCAGATCGGAAAGTTCCGGCTGGTGTTCTTCGCCAGCCGGCGCGCCGCCTGACGGCGGGAGCGGACGACCACGGGACGGAAGCGATGGGCGACACCCCGGAGGGCGGCACCGCCGCCCCGGAAGCGGACCGGCCGGACGGGCGCCGGGAACGCGACCGGCAGCTCAGCATCGGGGGCGTCCTCGCGCTGCTCCGCGAGGAGTTTCCGGAGGTCACCATCTCCAAGATCCGCTTTCTGGAGTCGGAGGGCCTGGTGGAGCCGCAGCGCTCGCCGGGCGGCTATCGCAAGTTCGGCGCCTCGGACGTCGAGCGGCTGGCCCGGATCCTGCGCATGCAGCGGGACCACTACCTGCCGCTGAAGGTCATCCGTGAGCAGTTGGACGCCGATCCCGGGGCCGGCGCCGTGCCCGGGGCCTCCGCCGGCGCGGAGGCCCCCCACGACCCGCGTATCGACCGGGCGACGCTCCTGCGCACCGCCGCCGTCGGCGAGGACGAGCTGGCGTCGTGGGAGGAGTTCGGCCTCCTCACCCCGGACGCCGACGGGCTCTACGACGCGGACGCCGCCGCCGTCGCCCGCCTCGTCGCCGAGCTCGGCAGTTACGGGCTGCAGGCGCGCCACCTGCGCGGCCTCAAGGCCGCCGCGGACCGCGAGGCCGGCCTCGTCGCACAGGTCATCGGCCCGCTGCGGCGGCACCGCAGCCTCCAGACGCGGGCCCACGCGGAAACCACCGCCGAACGGCTGATCGAGCTGTCCGCGCGGCTGCACACGACCCTCGTACGGTCCTCACTGCGCGTCGCCGGCAACTGACCGGTCCCGTGCTCGACTACCCAAAACCGCCGGGGTCGGCCTAGGGTTGCTGTGTGAACGAGCTCGACGTTGTGGGTGTCCGGGTGGAAATGCCCTCGAACCAACCGATCGTTCTCCTGCGTGAAGTGGGCGGCGACCGGTACCTCCCTATCTGGATCGGTCCCGGGGAGGCGACGGCGATCGCCTTCGCGCAGCAGGGCATGACCCCCGCGCGCCCGCTCACCCATGACCTGTTCAAGAACGTGCTGGACGCGGTCGGCCAGGAACTCTCCGAGGTCCGGATCACCGATCTGCGGGAGGGCGTGTTCTACGCCGAGCTGGTGTTCTCCGGCGGCGCCGAGGTGAGCGCCCGCCCCTCCGACGCCATCGCGCTCGCCCTGCGCACCGGCACGCCGATCTACGGCAGCGAAGGAGTGCTCAACGACGCGGGTATCTCGATCCCGGACGAGCAGGAGGACGAGGTGGAGAAGTTCCGCGAGTTCCTCGACCAGATCACGCCCGAGGACTTCGGTACGAACCCTCAGTGACATCCGCCCCGGCAGCCCGCGGGCCTACCGCACGGGCGCCGCGCGCAAACCACCCGTAGGGTGATGAGCACCCGGCGTGCCCCGTGTGGCGTTCGTTGACGCGCCCCGGGCGACTGCCTACCGTCGGGAGGCAGGTCAGGGAGCGGGAGGTCGGCGTGGTGGTCACGGGCGGCGGGAGATCGGCCGGAGGGGGCGGACCTGTTCCGCTGTACGGTCACGGCGCGGAGCGCGCGAGGCGGCCGCAGGCCGCCTCCGCGGACCCGGACGAGGTCGGCTACCGGGGACCCGCCGCGTGCGCCGCGGCCGGCATCACGTACCGCCAGCTCGACTACTGGGCCCGCACCGGCCTGGTCGAGCCCGGCGTCCGCGCCACGCACGGCCCGGGCGCCCAGCGGCTCTACGGCGCCCACGACGTCGTCGTCCTCAAGATCGTCAAGCGGCTGCTGGACGCCGGGGTCTCGCTGCAGAGCATCAGGACGGCCGTGCGGCACCTGCGCGCCATCGACGCCGCAGACCTGCGGCGCCTGACGCTCATCAGCGACGGCGCCACGGTCTACGAGTGCACGTCGCCCGAGGAGGTCGTCGAACTGCTCCAGGGCGGCCAGGGCATCTTCGGCATCGCCGTCGGCGTGGTCTGGAGCGACGTGCAGGCAGCCCTCGCGCAGTTGCACGCGGAGCGCGTCGACACCGGCGAGACGCTGGTCGGGCACAACGCCGCCGACGAGCTGGCCCGCCGCCGCAGCCGCGCCGGCTGACGCCCGCCGCGCCGGGCCCGGCCCCGTAGGGCGCCCCGGGACCGTACGGCGCCGGCACGGGCGCCCTGCGGGCGCCGACGGGCCGATGTCGTACCCATGGGGGACCATTCGAGCGTGAGAAGCGCGCCGTCGGTCCTGCACCTGGACATGGACGCGTTCTACGCCGCCGTCGAGCAGGCCGCCAAGCCGAGCCTGAAGGGCAAGGCCGTGATCGTCGGCGGCCTCGGCCCGCGCGGCGTGGTGGCCACCGCGTCGTACGAGGCGCGGGTCTTCGGGGTGCACTCGGCGATGGCCATGGGCATGGCCCGCAGGCTCTGCCCGAACGCCGCCTTCCTCATCCCCCGCTTCCGGCTCTACCAGCAGGTCAGCGGCCAGGTCATGGCGCTGCTGGGGGAGCTTTCCCCGCTGGTGGAGCCGCTGAGTCTGGACGAGGCGTTCGTCGACCTCGAAGCCGGCGGCGTGCCCGCCGAGGAGGCGGCGCTGCGGGGCGTGGCGCGTCGGCTGCGCGCGGACATCCGCGGCGCCACGGGACTGACCGGGTCCGTCGGCCTCGCCGCCTCCAAGATGCTCGCCAAGGTCGCCTCCGAGCTGGCCAAGCCGGACGGGCTCGTCGTGGTCCCGCCGGGCGGCGAGCGGGCGCTGCTGGGGCCGATGAACGTGCGTACGCTGCCGGGCGTGGGACCGGCGACGGCGGACGTGCTGCGCCGGGCCGGGATCACCACGGTCGGGGAGGTCACGGACGCCGGCGAGGACGAGATGGTGCGCCTGCTGGGCAAGGCGCACGGCACCGGGATCCACGTGATGGCGCTGGGCCTGGACGAGCGGCCGGTGGTGGCGGACCGGGACACCAAGTCCGTCTCCGTCGAGGACACCTTCGACGTCGACCTCACCGACCGGATCCGCATCCGCACGGAGGTCGAGCGGCTGGCGCGGCGGTGCGTGGAGCGGCTGCGCCGTGCGGGGCGCTCCGGCCGCACGGTGGTCCTGAAGGTCCGGCGGTACGACTTCTCCACCCTCACCCGCTCCGAGACGCTGCGCGGGCCCACCGACGACCCGGCCGTGGTCACCGAGGCCGCGCTGCGGCTGCTGGACGGCGTCGAGACGACCGCGGGCGTGCGGCTGCTGGGCGTCGGCGTGAGCGGGCTCGCGGACTTCACCCAGGAGGACCTGTTCGCGCAGGCCGGCCAGGCGCCGGACGTGGTGCACGGGCCGGTGGACGCGGACGGCCCGGTGGCGCTGCCGCAGCCGGAGCCGCCCCCGCCGCCCGCCGCCGAGCCGGAGCCGGCGGCTCCGCACTGGCTGCCGGGGCTGGACGTGCGGCACGCGGAGCACGGTCCGGGCTGGGTGCAGGGCAGCGGCGTCGGCCGGGTCACGGTGCGGTTCGAGGTGCCCGGCTCGGCGCCCGGGCGGGTGCGTACGTTCGCCGCCGACGACCCGGCGCTCCGGCCGGCGGACCCGCTGCCGCTGGTGCCCGGCGGCTGATCAGTCGTCGGAGCCGGCGACCTCGCCGAAGTCCCGGTCCGGCTGCGGCTGCCGGTTGGGGTGGGTCTTGGCGACGTCCGGCGGCAGCGCCAGGCCGTAGTGGTGGTAGAGCTGCAGTTCCTGCGCGGGCGAGAGGTGCCGGCCGACGCCGAAGTCCGGTGCGTCCTTGATCAGCGCGCGGTCGAACGGCACCCGCAGCCCCTCGTCGGCCAGTTCGCTCGGGCCCAGCGGCACGAAGGCGTCCCGGTGGAACAGCCCGGTGCGCAGCGCCGCCCACTGTGGGGCGCCGGTGACGTCGTCGAGGTACACCTCGTCGACGGTCCCGAGCTTGTCGCCGTTGCTGTCGTACGCGCGCACGCCGATCAGGCTCCGGGGGTCGATGTCGGTCTGCACGCTGCCTCCCACGTCTCGTCACGGCTCCGCCTGTCCTCCACGTAACGCCACAACGTGCCCCGCGGCCACTCGGCGGGCGCCGCCCGGGCGCACCCGGCGAGCGCCCGCGCCGGGATGCGCTGGGGCGTGCGCTGGTACGCTGGCCGTGGCCGCAGACCCCGTGCGGGAGAGTCCTCCGTCCGCCAGCCGGAGGCGCCGAAGGAGCAACTCCTCCCCGGAATCTCTCAGGCCCCCGTACCGCACGGACGAGGTCACTCTGGAAAGCAGGGCGGGCCGCCGCGCGGCCCCACCCTCACCGACGGTGCAAGCCGGCGCGCGCCCAGCCAGGGCGTACCGGTGAAGCTCTCAGGTCCGGATGACAGAGGGGGAGGCCGTACGGGTGCCCGGCCCAGGGGCATCCGCGAAGGTCCGTGCGACCAGGAGGCCCCGTTGTCCGAGACGAACGCCCACCACATCCCGCTGTCCGCCCTGGAGCGCGGCACGCCCTTCGAGCAGCGCCACATCGGCCCGGACGCGGGCGACCGGGCCAAGATGCTCGCCCAGGTCGGCTTCGGCTCGCTGGACGAGCTGACCGAGGCCGCCGTCCCCGCCTCCATCAAGGACACCGGCGCCTTCGCGCTGCCCGCGGCCCGCTCGGAGGCCGGGGTGCTGGCGGAGCTGCGCGGCCTGGCCGCGCGCAACCAGGTGCTGACCTCCATGATCGGCCTCGGCTACCACGACACCCACACGCCGCCGGTCATCCTGCGCAACGTCATGGAGAACCCCGCCTGGTACACGGCGTACACCCCGTACCAGCCGGAGATCTCCCAGGGCCGGCTGGAGGCGCTGCTCAACTTCCAGACCGTCGTCGCCGACCTCACCGGGCTGCCCACCGCCGGCGCCTCGCTGCTCGACGAGGGCACGGCCGCCGCCGAGGCGATGGCGCTGTCCCGGCGCGTCGGCAAGGTCAAGGACGGCGTCTTCCTGGTCGACGCCGACACCCTGCCGCAGACCGTCGCGGTGCTGCGCACCCGCGCGGAGCCGACCGGCGTCGAGGTCGTCGTCGCCGACCTGGCCGGCGGCATCCCCGCGGAGGTCGCCGAGCGCGGCGTCTTCGGCGTGCTGCTGCAGTACCCGGGCGCCTCCGGTGCGGTACGCGACCTCGCCCCCGTCATCGAGGCGGCGCACGGGCTGGGCGCCGTCGTCACCGTCGCCGCCGACCTCCTGGCGCTGACCCTGCTGACCTCGCCCGGGGCGCTCGGCGCGGACATCGCGGTCGGCTCCAGCCAGCGCTTCGGCGTCCCGATGGGCTTCGGCGGCCCGCACGCCGGCTACATGTCCGTCCGCGACAAGTTCGCGCGCAGCCTGCCCGGGCGGCTCGTCGGCGTCTCCAGGGACGCGGACGGGGCGCAGGCGTACCGGCTGGCCCTCCAGACGCGCGAACAGCACATCCGCCGCGAGAAGGCCACCAGCAACATCTGTACCGCGCAGGTGCTGCTCGCGGTGATGGCCTCGATGTACGCCGTCTACCACGGCCCCGAGGGCCTGGCGGCCATCGCCCGGCGCACCCACCGCTACGCCGCGATACTCGCCGCCGGCCTCAGGGCCGGCGGCGCGGACGTGGTGCACGGCGCGTTCTTCGACACCGTCACCGTCCGCGTCCCGGGCAGGGCCGCGGAGGTCACCGCCCGCGCCCGCAACGCCGGCGTCAACCTGCGCCTCGCCGACGCCGACCACGTCGGCGTCTCCTGCGACGAGACCACCGTCCGCGACCATCTGGCCGTCGTCTGGGACGCCTTCGGCGTCGCCCATCAGGACGTCGAGGAGCTGGACGCCGCGACCGCCGACGCGCTGCCCGGGGAGCTGCTGCGCGCCGACGAGTACCTGACCCACCCCGTCTTCCACCGGCACCGCTCCGAGACCGCCCTGCTGCGCTACCTGCGCACGCTCGCCGACCGGGACTACGCGCTGGACCGCGGCATGATCCCGCTCGGCTCCTGCACGATGAAGCTCAACGCGACCGCCGAGATGGAGGCCGTCACCTGGCCCGAGTTCGCCGGGCTGCACCCCTTCGCGCCGGCCGACCAGGCCGAGGGCTATCTGACCCTGATCCGCGAGCTGGAGGACGGGCTGGCCGCCGTCACCGGCTACGACAAGGTCTCCCTGCAGCCCAACGCCGGGTCGCAGGGCGAACTGGCGGGCCTGCTGGCCGTCCGGGCGTACCACCGCGCCAACGGCGACGAGCGCCGCACCGTCTGCCTCATCCCGTCCTCCGCGCACGGCACCAACGCCGCCTCCGCGGTGATGGCCGGCATGAAGGTCGTGGTCGTCAGGACCGCGGAGAACGGCGAGGTCGACGCGGACGACCTGCGCGCGAAGATCGAGCAGCACGGCGACGAGCTGGCCGTGCTCATGGTGACCTACCCCTCCACGCACGGCGTGTTCGAGGAGCACATCACGGAGATCTGCGACGCCGTGCACGCCGCCGGCGGCCAGGTGTACGTGGACGGCGCCAACCTCAACGCGCTCGTCGGCCTCGCCGGGCCGGGGAAGTTCGGGGGCGACGTCTCGCACCTGAACCTGCACAAGACGTTCTGCATCCCGCACGGCGGCGGCGGCCCCGGCGTCGGCCCGGTCGCCGTCCGCGAGCACCTGGCCCCGTACCTGCCGAACCACCCCCTGCAGCCCGTCGCGGGCCCCGAGACGGGTGTCGGCCCGGTCTCCGCGGCGCCGTGGGGCTCGGCGGGCATCCTGCCGATCTCGTGGGCGTACATGAAGCTCATGGGCCAGGACGGCCTGCGCCGCGCCAGCCAGGTCGCGGTGCTCGGCGCCAACTACGTGGCCAGGCGGCTGGAGCCGCACTTCCCGGTGCTGTACGCGGGTCCCGGCGGGCTCGTCGCGCACGAGTGCATCGTCGACGTACGGCCGCTGACGAAGGCGACCGGGGTGTCCATCGACGACGTGGCCAAGCGGCTGATCGACTACGGCTTCCACGCCCCGACGATGTCGTTCCCGGTGGCCGGGACGCTGATGATCGAGCCGACCGAGAGCGAGGACCTGAGCGAACTCGACCGGT
Proteins encoded:
- a CDS encoding FHA domain-containing protein, which gives rise to MFAKLFGRGSADRPGRHRAASQGGEAGERALYRDQAPPPPGDIPGGQGESYVDPAASGRIGFGEPSTSSAGGGFAPGSHPPDAAAGVPQQEAQSMDLPVCNRCGARNAQASRFCSNCGAPLRAGVAERPSETTTTISISGLEAYEAEVASGGQALPPLSPEAQAAVDALPPGSALLVVRRGPNSGARFLLDSELTTVGRHPQSDIFLDDVTVSRRHVEFRRTPDGRFSVADVGSLNGTYVNRERIDEFELTSGDEVQIGKFRLVFFASRRAA
- a CDS encoding MerR family transcriptional regulator, which encodes MYGHGAERARRPQAASADPDEVGYRGPAACAAAGITYRQLDYWARTGLVEPGVRATHGPGAQRLYGAHDVVVLKIVKRLLDAGVSLQSIRTAVRHLRAIDAADLRRLTLISDGATVYECTSPEEVVELLQGGQGIFGIAVGVVWSDVQAALAQLHAERVDTGETLVGHNAADELARRRSRAG
- a CDS encoding mannose-1-phosphate guanyltransferase yields the protein MKAVVMAGGEGTRLRPMTASMPKPLLPVVNRPIMEHVLRLLKRHGLTETVVTVQFLASLVRNYFGDGEELGMELTYANEDRPLGTAGSVKNAEEALKDDSFLVISGDALTDFDLTDLIAFHREKGALVTVCLTRVPNPLEFGITIVDEEGKVDRFLEKPTWGQVFSDTVNTGIYVMEPEVFDYVEADTSVDWSGDVFPQLMKDGKPVYGYVAEGYWEDVGTHESYVKAQADVLEGKVDLDLDGFEISPGVWVAEGAEVHPEAVLRGPLYIGDYAKVEQGAEVREHSVLGSNVVVKQGAFLHRAVIHDNVYIGGHSNLRGCVIGKNTDVMRAARIEDGAVIGDECLIGEESIIQGNVRVYPFKTIEAGAFVNTSVIWESRGQAHLFGARGVSGILNVEITPELAVRLAGAYATTLKKGSSVTTARDHSRGARALKRAVISALQASAIDVRDLENVPLPVARQHTARGSAGGIMIRTTPGVQDSVDIMFLDERGADLSQAAQRKLDRVYARQEYRRAFPGEIGDLSFPASVFDSYTGSLLRAVDAGGIAEAGLKVVVDASHGSAGLVLPSLLGRLGVDALTINTGLDESRPTETPQSRRAGLVRLGEIVSSARAAFGVRFDPVGERISLVDEKGRIVEDDRALLVMLDLVAAERRSGRVAMPVTTTRIAEQVAAYHGTQVEWTTTSPDDLARVARMDDAVFGGDGRGGFIVPEFSSVFDGAAAFARLTGLVARTQLTLSQIDARIPQAYVLCRDLATPWAVKGMVMRRVVEAAGSRDVDTTDGVRVVEADGRWVLVLPDRAEAVTHLWAEGPDQASAEALLDEWAAVVDGGGDGSGD
- a CDS encoding DUF881 domain-containing protein, giving the protein MPQQPPERSSAPARPRPDASMSLLTRLMDHSLDDGYAEAAARHGARPRGERLPQRLRGRAWLAAGLVLTALVLTVGAAEARIEAPDLAREREELIERVEDRTDAADDLDRTVEHLHDEVADRQREALEESGGDRAALLALLAGAAEAEGPGVRLVVDDAADAGTGATGGPRSSTSFADDGRVRDRDLQRIVNGLWLAGAEAVSVNGRRLTALSAIRAAGDAILVDNRPLAPPYTVLAIGDGERLLERFRENADGHYLDVLQDNYGIRAGVSARDDLRLPAATGLSLRHAEPKENNPS
- a CDS encoding small basic family protein gives rise to the protein MIAVLGLVAGVVMGLVVQPVVPAGLEPYLPIAVVAALDAVFGALRAMLDGIFDDKVFVVSFLSNVVVAALIVFLGDKLGVGAQLSTGVVVVLGIRIFSNAAAIRRHVFQA
- a CDS encoding bifunctional nuclease family protein, with the translated sequence MNELDVVGVRVEMPSNQPIVLLREVGGDRYLPIWIGPGEATAIAFAQQGMTPARPLTHDLFKNVLDAVGQELSEVRITDLREGVFYAELVFSGGAEVSARPSDAIALALRTGTPIYGSEGVLNDAGISIPDEQEDEVEKFREFLDQITPEDFGTNPQ
- a CDS encoding DNA polymerase IV, giving the protein MRSAPSVLHLDMDAFYAAVEQAAKPSLKGKAVIVGGLGPRGVVATASYEARVFGVHSAMAMGMARRLCPNAAFLIPRFRLYQQVSGQVMALLGELSPLVEPLSLDEAFVDLEAGGVPAEEAALRGVARRLRADIRGATGLTGSVGLAASKMLAKVASELAKPDGLVVVPPGGERALLGPMNVRTLPGVGPATADVLRRAGITTVGEVTDAGEDEMVRLLGKAHGTGIHVMALGLDERPVVADRDTKSVSVEDTFDVDLTDRIRIRTEVERLARRCVERLRRAGRSGRTVVLKVRRYDFSTLTRSETLRGPTDDPAVVTEAALRLLDGVETTAGVRLLGVGVSGLADFTQEDLFAQAGQAPDVVHGPVDADGPVALPQPEPPPPPAAEPEPAAPHWLPGLDVRHAEHGPGWVQGSGVGRVTVRFEVPGSAPGRVRTFAADDPALRPADPLPLVPGG
- a CDS encoding PRC-barrel domain-containing protein: MGGSVQTDIDPRSLIGVRAYDSNGDKLGTVDEVYLDDVTGAPQWAALRTGLFHRDAFVPLGPSELADEGLRVPFDRALIKDAPDFGVGRHLSPAQELQLYHHYGLALPPDVAKTHPNRQPQPDRDFGEVAGSDD
- a CDS encoding DUF881 domain-containing protein; the encoded protein is MPRPAGPPPPEGAPPAESTAPAEPPPAPPEPSLGAGRRRLVDAVWPPRLTRSQLIVALLLFVLGLGLAIQVRSTGESSALRGARQEDLVRILDELDDRTQRLEDERERLEDQKAELENSSDQAEEARRQTEAKERQLGVLAGTVAAEGPGIEITVRGPEGAVEADMLLDTIQELRAAGAEAIQINGVRVVAGTHFAGAGEDDVAIDGRRVSQPYVFRVIGRAEDLEPALNIPGGVVQTMEEEQATVSIEPRDTVLVDALRREKRPDYARSSP
- a CDS encoding MerR family transcriptional regulator, producing MGDTPEGGTAAPEADRPDGRRERDRQLSIGGVLALLREEFPEVTISKIRFLESEGLVEPQRSPGGYRKFGASDVERLARILRMQRDHYLPLKVIREQLDADPGAGAVPGASAGAEAPHDPRIDRATLLRTAAVGEDELASWEEFGLLTPDADGLYDADAAAVARLVAELGSYGLQARHLRGLKAAADREAGLVAQVIGPLRRHRSLQTRAHAETTAERLIELSARLHTTLVRSSLRVAGN